Proteins encoded by one window of Candidatus Cloacimonas sp.:
- the coaD gene encoding pantetheine-phosphate adenylyltransferase codes for MFKAIYPGTFDPFTLGHLNILEKACRIFDQVILAVADYTGKENLFNLQERYELCKKSTEHLPNAVVSTFQGLFVNYAKSQNCRIMIRGMRAVS; via the coding sequence TTTATCCGGGCACCTTTGATCCTTTCACCTTAGGTCATCTGAACATTTTGGAAAAAGCATGCAGAATATTTGATCAGGTTATTCTTGCCGTAGCAGATTATACTGGCAAAGAGAATCTATTTAATTTGCAAGAACGATATGAACTCTGTAAGAAATCAACTGAACATCTACCTAATGCAGTAGTTAGTACTTTTCAGGGTTTGTTCGTTAACTATGCTAAAAGCCAAAACTGCAGGATAATGATTCGCGGAATGAGAGCTGTATCCG